One genomic region from Flagellimonas oceani encodes:
- the nhaA gene encoding Na+/H+ antiporter NhaA, whose amino-acid sequence MKIEHRTYWESFKAKVRSLFSGELSSGMLMIAAVGIALVLSNTGWSKEYHDFWEYPLNIQLNNADLNITLHELVNDGLMAIFFFMIGLEIKRELIAGELSKPRKALLPILCAIGGLVFPAIIYICLNYGKDTMPGWGIPMATDIVFALVLLTLVGNKKVPSSLKIFVTALAVIDDLCAVLIIAFFYTDQIVFESLSWAFVSFLVLLGANKIGIRNPLFYGGIGLLGIWTGFFLSGVHATIAGVITAAAIPAKVGMKEKQFTTNIRNLVDTFENTHSLDSVFIQKKQLELVSIIQKAIRKTVPPLQTIEKVLEPFVNYIVLPLFAFANTGLLVRAENIGAVLRPLPLGIILGLVLGKFFGISLIARLAVALKIAKLPKKVTWPQLYGAAAFAGIGFTMSIFIADLAFRNPAYVYQAKLAILLAFVLAVLLGMSIFQFFVKSDKV is encoded by the coding sequence GTGAAAATAGAACACAGGACATATTGGGAAAGCTTCAAGGCAAAGGTCAGGTCGCTGTTCTCTGGCGAGCTGTCCTCCGGTATGCTCATGATCGCCGCCGTAGGTATCGCATTGGTGCTTTCCAATACTGGATGGTCCAAAGAGTACCATGATTTTTGGGAATACCCGTTGAACATACAACTGAACAATGCTGACCTAAATATAACCCTGCACGAATTGGTAAACGATGGCCTTATGGCCATTTTCTTTTTTATGATAGGCCTGGAAATCAAAAGGGAGCTTATTGCGGGCGAACTTTCCAAACCACGAAAGGCATTGTTGCCCATTTTATGTGCGATCGGCGGACTCGTTTTTCCAGCAATAATCTATATCTGCCTCAACTACGGAAAGGATACCATGCCGGGCTGGGGAATTCCCATGGCCACCGATATTGTCTTCGCTTTGGTACTGCTCACTTTGGTCGGGAATAAAAAAGTACCTTCGAGTTTAAAGATTTTTGTCACGGCCCTAGCGGTCATTGATGATTTATGTGCCGTATTGATCATCGCCTTCTTTTACACGGATCAAATTGTTTTTGAAAGCCTTTCATGGGCCTTCGTTTCCTTTTTGGTTTTGCTCGGGGCCAATAAGATCGGCATAAGAAACCCGCTATTTTATGGGGGAATCGGTTTGCTGGGCATTTGGACAGGGTTTTTTCTTTCCGGCGTGCATGCTACGATTGCCGGGGTCATTACGGCAGCTGCCATTCCTGCCAAAGTAGGTATGAAGGAAAAACAGTTCACTACAAACATCAGGAATCTCGTCGATACTTTCGAGAACACCCATTCGTTGGATTCGGTTTTTATACAAAAAAAACAGCTCGAGCTTGTGAGCATTATACAAAAGGCCATACGAAAAACGGTGCCGCCCTTACAGACCATTGAAAAAGTATTGGAACCCTTTGTAAATTACATCGTCCTACCACTTTTTGCCTTTGCCAACACGGGGCTCTTGGTAAGAGCGGAAAATATTGGGGCAGTGTTGCGGCCATTGCCTTTGGGAATCATCCTTGGGTTGGTTCTCGGTAAATTTTTCGGGATTTCGCTCATTGCCCGCTTGGCCGTTGCCCTAAAAATTGCCAAACTCCCCAAAAAAGTAACGTGGCCGCAATTATACGGGGCGGCAGCTTTTGCAGGAATAGGCTTTACCATGTCCATATTTATTGCAGATCTGGCCTTTAGGAACCCGGCATATGTTTACCAGGCCAAATTGGCCATTTTATTGGCCTTTGTCTTGGCAGTTCTGTTGGGCATGTCAATTTTCCAGTTTTTTGTAAAATCCGATAAAGTATGA
- a CDS encoding NAD-dependent epimerase/dehydratase family protein has protein sequence MDENNKHPDFGAEKEVIIITGSNGLIGSLLIERLSDKYKVVGLDRKHPAYPPHQAESINFDVTDEKTIQSALKRVQYAYGKKIASVVHLAAYYDFGKKDSPKYHEVNVKGTEKFLEQLQDFEVDQFLFSSSNLIYKPTEPGIKINEDCPAEANWGYPESKVLTEDLIKKSNTDIPAVFLRIAGIYSDHGHSIPITQQIKRIYEKDLLSHFYSGDVDHGDVFVHLQDVVDAIEKTVDKRKSIPNAMAINIGEPSTPTYQELQDAIGNLIHGKDWETFEMPAPLAKAGAWARDLVSDPFIKPWMIDRAGAHYELDISRAKQLLDWEPRHRVMDTLPTIIKNLKADPEVWYQKNNLD, from the coding sequence ATGGACGAAAACAATAAACATCCCGATTTTGGAGCTGAAAAAGAGGTAATCATCATAACCGGAAGCAATGGCCTTATTGGATCATTGTTGATAGAGAGATTATCGGATAAATACAAAGTTGTCGGTTTAGACCGCAAACACCCGGCCTATCCGCCACACCAAGCCGAAAGCATAAATTTTGACGTGACGGATGAAAAAACCATTCAATCAGCCCTAAAGCGCGTCCAATATGCCTATGGTAAAAAGATTGCCTCTGTGGTCCACTTGGCCGCCTATTATGATTTTGGCAAAAAGGACAGCCCAAAATATCATGAGGTAAATGTAAAGGGCACCGAAAAGTTTTTGGAACAGTTGCAGGATTTTGAAGTGGACCAGTTTTTGTTTTCCAGTTCCAACCTTATATATAAACCTACAGAACCTGGCATCAAGATCAACGAAGACTGTCCGGCCGAAGCCAATTGGGGCTATCCCGAATCCAAAGTGTTGACAGAGGACCTCATCAAAAAGAGCAATACCGATATTCCTGCCGTTTTCTTGCGAATAGCCGGAATCTACTCCGATCACGGCCATTCCATTCCAATCACCCAGCAAATAAAGCGTATCTACGAAAAGGACCTATTAAGCCACTTTTATTCGGGAGATGTTGATCATGGCGATGTTTTTGTCCATTTGCAAGATGTGGTCGACGCCATAGAGAAAACCGTTGATAAACGTAAAAGCATACCCAATGCAATGGCCATTAACATTGGAGAACCATCTACGCCAACATATCAGGAATTGCAGGATGCCATAGGCAACCTTATTCATGGCAAGGATTGGGAGACCTTCGAAATGCCGGCCCCATTGGCCAAGGCAGGTGCGTGGGCGCGCGACCTGGTGAGCGATCCTTTTATTAAACCTTGGATGATAGACCGTGCAGGGGCCCATTACGAACTCGATATTTCCCGGGCCAAGCAACTATTGGACTGGGAGCCCCGACATAGGGTCATGGATACCCTGCCCACTATCATAAAAAACCTCAAGGCCGATCCCGAGGTGTGGTACCAGAAAAACAATCTAGACTAG
- a CDS encoding vitamin K epoxide reductase family protein, with amino-acid sequence MQKTTEHIPPGWDYNPATWSQRIPIVVLALIGFGIATYLSLYQLDYIDTVWEPFFGDGSVTILNSKISHVLPIPDAALGAFGYLVDAVAGVIGGTARWRKMPWIVIVFGLAVGPLGFVSVMLVVFQPVLFSAWCSLCLASAIISIAMIGPAMDEMLASLQYIQRAKKSGASTWKVFWGIRTEVEKVK; translated from the coding sequence ATGCAAAAGACCACCGAACACATACCGCCTGGCTGGGATTACAATCCCGCGACATGGTCCCAGCGCATTCCTATCGTTGTGCTGGCCCTTATTGGTTTTGGCATTGCCACCTACCTCTCACTATACCAATTGGACTATATAGATACCGTTTGGGAGCCATTTTTCGGGGATGGCAGTGTTACCATACTAAATTCAAAAATATCGCATGTGTTGCCCATACCCGATGCGGCCCTCGGTGCCTTTGGTTACTTGGTAGATGCTGTTGCCGGCGTAATCGGGGGAACGGCCCGTTGGCGCAAAATGCCTTGGATCGTAATCGTATTCGGGTTGGCCGTTGGACCTCTGGGATTTGTAAGTGTTATGCTGGTGGTTTTCCAACCTGTTCTATTTTCAGCTTGGTGCTCCCTTTGCCTGGCATCCGCTATAATCTCCATTGCCATGATCGGTCCTGCTATGGACGAAATGTTGGCCAGCCTCCAATACATACAACGGGCAAAAAAATCAGGTGCCTCTACATGGAAAGTATTTTGGGGGATAAGGACCGAAGTAGAAAAAGTAAAGTAA
- a CDS encoding succinylglutamate desuccinylase/aspartoacylase domain-containing protein encodes METARVIGEYGSGASGPLLLVTAGIHGNEPSGVVALQHIFKELQKCKPDINGCVVGIAGNREALKKNVRYIDEDLNRIWTRENLQNDVPKSSEQKEMCNIMGALNRYPKTNYSKRYFLDCHTTSSDSLPYISVQDVNDNLDWAGNFPTYIVRGFSDLIKGDIDHYLSSQGITGFVFEGGQHQSETAVANHEGIIWLAIKKALGLDLTSITRYPECVENFKDKNAPEQKIFDIVHRHSLKEQDDFKMEPGFKNFTAVKEGQLLAYHNNEQIRSGHNGHIFLPLYQSKGNDGFFIIKEIGN; translated from the coding sequence ATGGAAACAGCTAGAGTAATAGGAGAGTATGGTTCTGGAGCAAGCGGGCCCTTATTGTTGGTCACGGCAGGAATACATGGCAATGAACCCAGCGGGGTCGTTGCTCTGCAACATATATTCAAAGAATTACAAAAGTGCAAACCAGATATAAATGGTTGCGTAGTGGGCATTGCCGGAAACCGTGAAGCACTAAAGAAAAATGTACGCTACATTGATGAGGACCTAAACCGTATCTGGACCCGTGAGAATTTACAAAATGATGTCCCCAAATCCTCCGAACAAAAAGAAATGTGCAACATTATGGGTGCATTGAACCGGTATCCCAAAACAAATTATAGCAAACGCTATTTTTTGGATTGCCACACGACCTCATCGGACAGTCTGCCCTACATATCCGTTCAGGATGTGAATGACAACCTTGATTGGGCAGGCAACTTCCCCACATACATAGTAAGGGGATTCAGCGACTTGATCAAAGGGGACATTGACCATTATTTGAGCAGTCAGGGCATTACCGGTTTTGTTTTTGAAGGCGGACAACACCAAAGTGAAACAGCCGTTGCAAACCACGAAGGGATTATCTGGCTGGCCATAAAAAAAGCCCTTGGTCTGGATTTGACATCCATTACCCGCTACCCGGAATGCGTGGAGAACTTTAAGGACAAAAATGCTCCTGAGCAAAAAATCTTCGATATTGTCCATCGTCACAGTTTAAAAGAACAGGACGATTTTAAGATGGAACCCGGTTTCAAGAATTTTACGGCCGTTAAGGAAGGTCAACTGTTGGCATACCATAATAATGAACAGATACGAAGCGGCCACAATGGCCATATCTTTCTTCCGCTCTATCAATCCAAAGGGAACGATGGCTTTTTTATCATAAAAGAAATCGGTAACTAA
- a CDS encoding flavohemoglobin expression-modulating QEGLA motif protein, whose product MKKIKDLSKESIDKILDNLQKTEELNLKLPGGGMLHIESGLPYLVIYRKKNKDAGTKEIVLSEACYLVIGRKNFKGYQNLVFALADHFSAEYNSYLLFELFSATQNNNCFTIKGPASLLPKTLKVLENGLQKINQIAPNVQVDTRMEDTEDRHPKGRRPLLSINRTKQCGALLIGLEVPPIYRDSNNDLFPVFFREFHDFLTEAMQRAIYDFIRIQTICGISSYNALGQSHPKEKVFDIDRKLSDIENSYQFLWLVSPSNIHDIKNTFFESGFKNLLDYHYRLLPIDPDLLKRNLYDLKIEKIEDPTLSHIFRQKREELDHQITMLNERGSPNFFYNSIRLYRSIGSALKKEAENLLEQLPEKSTEINGNDCLSTKEFAELAQNEIDFLRKQNSSFKCEIHIREDLNIMMVSQGDLYIPSDFEIRKEEADALIQHEVGVHALTYFNGKQQPLSQLSVGLADYDTMQEGLAVFFEYLAGGLSTNRLRTLAGRVLAGWYRLQGHGFKTIFDQLTKAYGFSKERSFNITSRIMQGGGLLKDVIYLKGLLRLVDYLRNGGKMELLLSGKFGFHHIETIQKLTDRNILKSPVLKPRYLLDPIFESKIEKIKQGLPLHKMVFDNTHTRTLIAKQ is encoded by the coding sequence ATGAAAAAAATAAAAGACCTTTCAAAGGAATCCATAGATAAGATTCTGGACAATCTGCAAAAAACCGAGGAACTCAATTTAAAACTTCCCGGAGGTGGAATGTTGCATATAGAAAGTGGTCTGCCCTATTTGGTCATTTACCGAAAAAAGAACAAAGATGCCGGAACAAAAGAGATCGTTTTGAGCGAGGCCTGCTATTTGGTGATCGGACGAAAAAACTTCAAGGGATACCAAAACCTGGTTTTTGCCTTGGCGGACCACTTTTCCGCCGAATACAATTCGTATTTGCTTTTTGAATTGTTCTCCGCCACCCAGAACAACAATTGCTTCACCATAAAGGGGCCTGCAAGTTTGCTGCCCAAAACGCTCAAAGTTTTGGAAAATGGACTCCAAAAAATCAACCAGATAGCTCCCAATGTACAAGTTGACACAAGAATGGAGGATACCGAGGACAGGCATCCCAAAGGGCGTAGACCGCTGTTGAGCATAAATAGGACCAAACAGTGCGGGGCACTGCTCATTGGGCTCGAGGTTCCGCCCATCTACCGCGATTCCAACAACGACCTGTTCCCTGTTTTTTTTAGGGAATTCCATGATTTTTTGACCGAGGCCATGCAAAGGGCCATTTACGATTTCATTCGTATTCAGACCATTTGCGGCATTTCCAGTTACAATGCACTTGGGCAAAGCCACCCCAAGGAAAAGGTATTTGATATAGATCGAAAGCTCTCGGATATAGAAAATTCATATCAGTTCTTATGGTTGGTATCGCCATCCAATATCCATGACATTAAAAACACCTTTTTTGAAAGTGGATTCAAAAACTTACTTGATTACCATTACCGCTTGTTGCCCATAGATCCCGATTTGTTGAAGCGAAATCTGTACGATCTAAAAATCGAAAAGATAGAAGACCCCACCCTGTCGCACATCTTCCGCCAAAAAAGGGAAGAGCTCGATCATCAGATTACCATGCTCAACGAGCGGGGCTCCCCCAATTTCTTCTACAACAGTATTCGCCTGTACAGAAGCATTGGGAGCGCATTAAAAAAAGAGGCTGAAAACTTATTGGAACAACTGCCCGAAAAATCAACGGAGATCAATGGCAATGATTGTTTAAGTACCAAGGAATTTGCAGAACTCGCCCAAAACGAAATCGATTTTCTAAGAAAGCAGAACAGTTCCTTTAAATGCGAGATACATATAAGGGAAGACCTCAACATAATGATGGTGTCCCAAGGCGACCTCTACATTCCCTCTGATTTTGAAATAAGAAAAGAAGAAGCGGACGCACTGATACAACACGAGGTAGGCGTACACGCACTGACCTATTTTAACGGAAAACAACAACCCTTGAGCCAGTTGAGCGTTGGTTTAGCGGATTACGATACCATGCAGGAGGGCCTAGCGGTCTTTTTCGAATACTTGGCGGGCGGACTGAGCACCAATCGCCTTAGAACGTTGGCGGGGAGGGTGCTGGCAGGTTGGTACAGACTTCAAGGACATGGTTTCAAGACAATTTTTGATCAGTTAACAAAAGCATACGGTTTTAGTAAGGAACGAAGCTTTAACATCACCTCCAGAATCATGCAAGGTGGTGGATTGTTAAAGGACGTCATTTACCTAAAAGGGCTATTGAGATTGGTGGATTATTTAAGGAATGGGGGCAAAATGGAATTGTTGCTTTCGGGAAAATTTGGGTTCCATCATATCGAAACCATTCAAAAACTGACAGATAGGAACATATTAAAATCACCGGTATTAAAACCCCGATACCTGTTGGACCCCATTTTTGAGTCCAAGATTGAAAAAATCAAACAGGGCCTGCCCCTACATAAAATGGTATTCGACAATACCCATACAAGAACCTTAATTGCAAAACAATGA
- the tkt gene encoding transketolase has product MNNDKEQRAIDTVRILSADAVQKAESGHPGTAMALAPMGHVLWTQAMDYNPNNPKWANRDRFILSAGHACILQYNFLYLTGYDIGMDDLKDFRQLHSKTAGHPEKHLLDGVEVTTGPLGQGFANGIGMAIAQQYMAARFNKPDFDLFDHKIYAICSDGDLMEGVSAEAASLAGHLKLGNIIYLYDDNHISIEGDTDITFTDDTVKRFESYDWHVQELDDGNDVEALSEAVKEAKEETGRPSLIKVRTHIAYGSPNKQDTGEAHGSPLGEEEVKLVKKNFGFDPEAKFVVEDEVLELYRNAGKKGEKKEQEWKELFKKYKEKYPELANEYEQMANGKLPKGWEAKLPVFEPGDKVATRKASGKTLNAIAGDLPNLLGGSADLAPSTATELEDYGSFSASAREGRNFHFGVREHAMGAILNGMALSNYLIPYGATFLIFSDYMRPPIRLAAIMKIRPIIVFTHDSIGLGEDGTTHQPVEQLIGLRAVPDIIVIRPADANETSQAWRVALQHSGGPVAIVLTRQGLPIIDQEKYTPAKALEKGAYIISEAESEPELILIGTGSEVQLVLAAQEQLKEQKIQARVVSMPSWEIFENQSEAYKEEVFPKNLRKRLAVEAASPMGWCKYVTDEGDVIGVDTFGESAPGEEIMQAYGFTVEHVVERAKALVS; this is encoded by the coding sequence ATGAACAATGACAAGGAACAAAGAGCAATAGACACGGTAAGGATATTGTCCGCAGACGCCGTACAAAAGGCAGAATCCGGTCACCCGGGCACAGCAATGGCACTTGCGCCCATGGGGCATGTACTTTGGACGCAGGCCATGGATTATAACCCAAATAACCCCAAATGGGCCAATCGTGACCGATTCATACTTTCTGCAGGTCATGCCTGCATACTGCAGTACAATTTTTTGTATTTGACAGGTTATGACATCGGCATGGACGATTTAAAGGATTTTAGGCAATTGCACAGCAAAACTGCAGGGCATCCGGAAAAACACCTGTTGGATGGCGTAGAGGTCACCACAGGGCCGTTGGGCCAAGGGTTCGCCAACGGAATAGGTATGGCCATTGCCCAACAATATATGGCGGCACGGTTCAACAAACCCGATTTTGATCTTTTCGATCATAAGATTTATGCCATTTGTAGCGATGGCGATCTAATGGAGGGAGTCAGTGCCGAAGCGGCTTCGTTGGCCGGACATTTAAAATTGGGCAACATCATTTATCTGTACGATGACAACCACATCTCCATAGAGGGCGATACCGATATAACCTTTACGGACGATACCGTCAAACGTTTTGAATCCTACGATTGGCACGTTCAAGAACTGGACGATGGCAACGATGTGGAAGCCCTTTCCGAAGCCGTAAAAGAAGCCAAAGAAGAAACAGGGCGGCCTTCCCTGATAAAGGTCCGTACCCATATCGCCTACGGAAGTCCCAATAAACAGGATACCGGAGAGGCACACGGCTCACCTTTGGGAGAGGAAGAAGTCAAGCTCGTGAAGAAAAATTTTGGTTTTGACCCCGAAGCCAAATTTGTTGTGGAGGACGAGGTGTTGGAACTTTATCGGAATGCGGGGAAAAAAGGTGAAAAAAAAGAACAGGAATGGAAGGAACTGTTTAAAAAGTATAAAGAAAAATACCCAGAACTTGCCAATGAGTACGAACAAATGGCCAATGGAAAACTGCCCAAGGGCTGGGAAGCAAAATTGCCCGTTTTTGAGCCCGGCGATAAAGTGGCCACACGAAAAGCCTCTGGAAAAACATTGAATGCAATAGCCGGGGATTTGCCCAATCTATTGGGTGGCTCTGCCGACCTTGCCCCCTCCACGGCCACGGAACTCGAAGATTATGGATCGTTTTCGGCCAGTGCGCGCGAAGGGCGGAATTTCCATTTTGGGGTGCGCGAACATGCCATGGGCGCCATTTTAAACGGTATGGCATTGAGCAACTATCTCATTCCCTACGGAGCTACTTTTCTTATATTCTCCGATTATATGAGACCGCCCATACGGTTGGCCGCCATCATGAAAATACGCCCCATCATTGTTTTTACCCACGACAGTATCGGGTTGGGCGAAGATGGTACCACCCATCAACCTGTTGAACAATTGATAGGTCTCAGAGCCGTCCCCGATATTATCGTCATCCGTCCTGCCGATGCCAATGAAACCTCACAGGCATGGCGAGTGGCGTTACAACATTCCGGAGGACCGGTCGCCATTGTACTTACCCGACAAGGGCTTCCCATCATCGATCAAGAAAAGTATACTCCCGCAAAGGCATTGGAAAAAGGCGCCTACATTATTTCCGAGGCCGAAAGTGAGCCCGAACTCATTCTTATTGGAACCGGATCAGAGGTACAATTGGTTTTGGCAGCACAAGAGCAATTAAAAGAACAGAAAATTCAAGCGCGGGTGGTGAGCATGCCATCATGGGAAATTTTTGAAAACCAGAGCGAAGCCTACAAAGAAGAAGTGTTTCCTAAGAACTTACGAAAAAGATTGGCGGTTGAGGCTGCATCGCCCATGGGTTGGTGCAAATACGTTACGGATGAAGGCGATGTGATCGGTGTGGATACATTTGGTGAATCGGCACCCGGTGAAGAAATCATGCAAGCATATGGTTTTACGGTGGAGCACGTGGTCGAAAGGGCCAAGGCGCTGGTTTCATAA
- a CDS encoding glutathione synthetase yields the protein MKICFVLNKIATEKNGTSSALMAKAHDMDHTVCAASVGDFNLDYKGKITIDTTEIKRGKKFKSPEQYLDALKSEKAHKKRIDATALDVLFIRNNPTEERAGREWAEHSGIAFGRMVQQLGVLVLNDAYALSNAFIDKLYFEELPKSIKPASIITRKKEDILNFWEENDKKMVLKPLEGSGGQNVYLIDKNQKNLNQILSTLTTEGYIIAQEYLPEVEHGDVRVLLMNGKILEQDGKQAIIRRVSGEGEFRSNFALGATANSGKLTDAMQHIVNITAPRLIADGLFFVGLDIVKDKLIEINVLSPGGLSKFDSIGLPDFTEPVIKAIERKLTYKKMHGNHLSNKVLATMQ from the coding sequence ATGAAGATATGTTTCGTTCTAAATAAGATTGCCACGGAAAAAAATGGCACCTCATCGGCCTTAATGGCCAAGGCCCACGACATGGACCATACGGTCTGCGCGGCCAGTGTAGGGGATTTTAACCTTGACTATAAGGGCAAGATAACCATTGACACTACAGAAATAAAGAGAGGAAAGAAATTCAAGTCCCCTGAACAATATCTTGATGCCTTAAAAAGCGAAAAGGCCCATAAGAAACGGATAGATGCCACTGCTTTGGACGTATTGTTCATTAGGAACAATCCTACCGAAGAAAGAGCCGGAAGGGAATGGGCGGAACATTCCGGTATTGCCTTTGGCCGTATGGTACAACAACTGGGGGTCTTGGTGCTAAACGATGCCTATGCCCTATCCAATGCCTTTATTGATAAACTCTATTTTGAGGAGCTGCCCAAGAGCATAAAGCCCGCCTCGATCATTACACGAAAAAAAGAGGATATCCTCAACTTTTGGGAAGAAAACGATAAAAAAATGGTGCTGAAACCCTTGGAAGGTTCCGGTGGCCAGAACGTTTATTTAATCGACAAAAACCAAAAAAACCTCAATCAAATTTTATCCACACTCACCACAGAAGGCTACATCATAGCGCAAGAATATCTCCCAGAGGTAGAACATGGCGATGTACGTGTACTGCTGATGAATGGCAAAATATTGGAGCAGGATGGAAAACAGGCCATAATACGAAGGGTGAGCGGCGAAGGAGAATTTAGAAGCAACTTTGCCCTGGGGGCCACTGCCAACAGTGGCAAGCTCACTGATGCAATGCAACATATCGTAAACATAACCGCGCCACGATTAATAGCAGATGGCCTTTTCTTTGTAGGTCTGGACATTGTAAAAGATAAATTGATAGAAATAAATGTGCTGAGTCCCGGTGGACTGAGCAAGTTTGATAGTATAGGCCTGCCGGACTTTACCGAACCGGTCATAAAGGCCATTGAACGAAAGTTGACATATAAAAAAATGCATGGCAACCACTTGTCCAACAAGGTGTTGGCCACCATGCAATGA
- a CDS encoding SPW repeat domain-containing protein, which yields MWAKFINIILGLWLIVAPSILGYTTAASDNGHIVGPIIITFSTISLWEATDNVRKWNYPFGLWLLLSPFVLGYELPFAIASDIVVGIAVLVLSSINITFKNRYGGGWSSLWKKNPDHSKEEFN from the coding sequence ATGTGGGCAAAATTCATAAATATAATCTTGGGGCTATGGCTTATTGTGGCCCCATCCATCTTGGGGTATACAACGGCAGCTTCGGACAACGGCCATATTGTTGGCCCCATCATCATAACATTTTCCACCATCTCCCTTTGGGAGGCTACCGACAATGTCCGAAAATGGAACTATCCCTTCGGCCTTTGGTTGCTCCTATCCCCATTCGTGCTCGGGTACGAACTGCCCTTTGCGATTGCCAGCGATATTGTTGTTGGCATAGCGGTGCTTGTACTCTCATCCATAAACATAACATTCAAAAATAGGTATGGCGGCGGATGGTCCTCACTTTGGAAAAAGAATCCAGATCATTCAAAAGAAGAATTCAATTAA
- the tal gene encoding transaldolase — MNNLKAIIKHGQSIWLDLLDRNLMDSGKLKKLIQEDGLRGLTSNPAIFEKAISNSTDYDEDIAELSKKVLDNEDIFFEVAVSDIQRAADIFKSVYDNTNGNDGFVSLEVSPRLARDTEGTIQQARELWQKVDRKNVMIKIPGTAEGLPAIRQCISEGINVNVTLLFGLERYRKVTEAYMGGLEDRLKTGQSINHVQSVASFFLSRIDVMVDPMLEEKGLEGLKGEVAIASAKKAYNIYEEVFSSERFKVLETKGAKPQRVLWASTSTKDPSYSDVKYVEALIGDNTINTVPMETLDAFRDHGKANMSLKDDMEKAAKVLEEVEKAGIHMEQVAQDLVKEGIDKFNAPFEKLLRGIEEQKK, encoded by the coding sequence ATGAACAATTTGAAAGCAATAATCAAACACGGACAAAGTATATGGCTGGACCTTTTGGACCGTAATCTAATGGACTCCGGCAAGCTAAAAAAACTTATACAGGAGGATGGCCTGCGCGGTCTAACATCAAACCCAGCCATTTTTGAAAAAGCGATCAGCAACAGTACCGATTACGATGAGGATATTGCCGAACTATCGAAAAAGGTCCTGGACAATGAGGATATATTTTTTGAGGTCGCCGTTTCCGATATACAACGGGCAGCGGATATTTTTAAATCGGTTTATGACAATACCAATGGCAATGACGGTTTTGTGAGCTTGGAAGTATCCCCTCGGTTGGCCCGCGACACCGAAGGAACTATACAACAGGCCAGGGAACTTTGGCAAAAGGTGGACAGGAAGAACGTGATGATCAAGATTCCGGGCACTGCGGAGGGGCTTCCGGCCATTCGCCAGTGTATCTCCGAAGGCATCAATGTGAACGTTACCCTACTTTTTGGTTTGGAGAGATATAGAAAGGTCACCGAAGCGTATATGGGTGGATTGGAAGATAGACTAAAGACCGGGCAAAGCATTAACCATGTCCAATCCGTCGCCAGTTTTTTTCTGAGTCGTATTGATGTTATGGTGGATCCCATGTTGGAAGAAAAAGGTTTGGAGGGGCTAAAGGGCGAAGTGGCCATTGCATCTGCAAAAAAGGCCTACAATATTTATGAAGAGGTGTTTTCCAGTGAACGTTTCAAAGTATTGGAGACAAAGGGTGCAAAACCACAGCGTGTGCTTTGGGCCAGTACCAGTACCAAGGATCCATCATACAGCGATGTAAAATATGTGGAGGCCCTGATCGGTGACAACACCATAAATACAGTTCCCATGGAAACTTTGGATGCCTTCCGGGACCATGGAAAAGCGAACATGAGCCTAAAGGACGATATGGAGAAAGCCGCCAAAGTTTTGGAAGAGGTTGAAAAAGCAGGAATCCACATGGAGCAAGTGGCACAAGACCTGGTTAAAGAGGGCATAGATAAATTCAATGCACCCTTTGAAAAACTGTTGCGGGGGATCGAGGAACAAAAAAAGTAA